A window of Rhinolophus ferrumequinum isolate MPI-CBG mRhiFer1 chromosome X, mRhiFer1_v1.p, whole genome shotgun sequence contains these coding sequences:
- the LOC117016667 gene encoding protein SSX7-like: MGLRDDLKPFGVISFGQRFLGLATGETRVVSLGHRTIPSAMDRGSSSAETHREDAQESQEKHEAFDDISKYFSKKQWAKLGDLQKRTYLYMKRKYDHMTRLGLSTNRPYFMRSQNQTTNAPESDAHEDQSPGNQDENPQAASDVEWTEHEKASVSQMTRTTRFWPSVDVNMEMPMEPAREENDTMPLPVTPASEPAPEKLCTPGEVSSSDQIFSTTGPSKVKRSAWAHRLRERKNRIVYEEISDPEEED, encoded by the exons ATGGGCTTGAGGGACGATTTAAAGCCTTTCGGGGTAATCTCTTTCGGACAGAG GTTCCTTGGCCTTGCGACTGGAGAGACTCGGGTTGTGTCCCTGGGACATCGCACCATTCCCAGCGCCATGGACAGAGGCAGCTCCTCTGCAGAGACCCACAGGGAGGATGCCCAGGAATCACAGGAGAAACATGAG GCCTTCGATGATATTTCCAAATACTTTTCTAAGAAACAATGGGCAAAGCTGGGAGACTTACAGAAAAGAACCTATTTGTACATGAAGAGAAAGTATGACCACATGACTCGTCTAG GTCTCAGTACCAACCGCCCATATTTCATGCGTTCTCAGAATCAGACTACAAATGCTCCTGAGAGTGATGCTCATGAAGATCAGAGTCCTGGGAATCAGG ATGAAAATCCTCAGGCGGCTTCCGATGTGGAGTGGACAGAACACGAGAAGGCGAGTGTCTCCCAAATGACAAGGACCACAAGGTTTTGGCCCTCCGTGGATGTGAACATG GAGATGCCCATGGAGCCggcaagggaagaaaatgatACGATGCCACTACCGGTGACGCCTGCCTCGGAGCCGGCTCCGGAAAAGCTGTGTACCCCAGGAGAAGTGAGTTCCTCTG ACCAAATCTTTTCCACCACAGGACCCAGCAAAGTGAAGCGTAGTGCCTGGGCCCACAGGCTGCGGGAAAGAAAGAACCGAATCGTATATGAAGAGATTAGTGACCCCGAGGAAGAGGACTAA